A part of Cannabis sativa cultivar Pink pepper isolate KNU-18-1 chromosome 6, ASM2916894v1, whole genome shotgun sequence genomic DNA contains:
- the LOC115695906 gene encoding large ribosomal subunit protein eL34, with amino-acid sequence MVQRLTYRSRHSYATKSNQHRIVKTPGGKLVYQTTKKRASGPKCPITGKRIQGIPHLRPTEYKRSRLSRNRRTVNRAYGGVLSGSAVRERIIRAFLVEEQKIVKKVLKIQKAKEKLAAK; translated from the exons ATGGTGCAGCGTCTCACTTATCGTTCTCGACACAGCTACGCCACCAAATCGAACCAGCACCGAATCGTCAAAACCCCAG GAGGGAAGTTGGTTTACCAGACCACCAAGAAGAGAGCTAGCGGCCCAAAATGCCCTATTACTGGCAAGAGAATTCAGGGG ATTCCTCACTTGAGACCCACTGAATACAAGCGCTCTAGATTGTCAAGGAACCGTAGGACTGTGAACCGTGCCTATGGTGGTGTTCTTTCTGGAAGTGCTGTTAGGGAGAG GATCATTCGTGCTTTCTTGGTGGAAGAACAAAAGATTGTGAAGAAggttttgaagattcaaaaggCTAAGGAAAAGTTGGCAGCTAAATAA
- the LOC115695881 gene encoding serine/threonine-protein phosphatase PP2A-3 catalytic subunit isoform X2 — MDSVPSNSHGNLDEQIAQLMQCKPLSEQEVRVLCEKAKEILMDESNVQPVKSPVTICGDIHGQFHDLAELFRIGGKCPDTNYLFMGDYVDRGYYSVETVTLLVALKVRYSQRITILRGNHESRQITQVYGFYDECLRKYGNANVWKIFTDLFDYFPLTALVESEIFCLHGGLSPSIETLDNIRNFDRVQEVPHEGPMCDLLWSDPDDRCGWGISPRGAGYTFGQDISEQFNHTNNLKLIARAHQLVMEGYNWGHEQKVVTIFSAPNYCYRCGNMASILEVDDCKNHTFIQFEPAPRRGEPDVTRRTPDYFL, encoded by the exons ATGGATTCGGTCCCTTCGAACTCCCATGGTAACCTCGATGAGCAGATTGCTCAGTTGATGCAGTGCAAGCCTTTGTCCGAACAAGAG GTAAGGGTGCTGTGCGAGAAGGCCAAGGAGATATTAATGGATGAAAGCAATGTTCAG CCTGTGAAGAGCCCTGTTACTATTTGTGGTGATATTCATGGACAATTCCATGATCTGGCAGAGCTTTTCCGAATTGGAGGAAag tgtCCAGATACAAATTATTTGTTTATGGGAGATTATGTTGATCGTGGCTACTATTCAGTCGAGACTGTAACA cTCCTAGTGGCCTTGAAAGTGCGGTATTCTCAACGAATTACTATTTTAAGAGGAAATCATGAAAGTCGTCAG ATTACTCAAGTTTATGGATTTTATGACGAATGCCTGCGGAA GTATGGCAATGCCAATGTTTGGAAGATCTTTACAGATTTATTTGACTATTTTCCACTTACAGCTTTG GTTGAATCCGAAATATTCTGCTTGCATGGTGGACTGTCACCATCCATTGAAACGCTTGATAACATTCGCAATTTTGACCGTGTTCAAGAGGTTCCCCATGAGGGTCCTATGTGTGATCTTCTATGGTCTGACCCAGATGATCGATGTGGATGGGGTATCTCTCCAAGAGGGGCTGGATACACATTTGGACAG GACATATCTGAACAGTTCAACCACACCAATAACTTGAAGCTCATTGCTAGAGCTCATCAGCTGGTTATGGAAGGGTATAACTGGGGTCAT GAACAAAAAGTGGTCACTATATTCAGTGCACCTAATTATTGCTATCGTTGTGGAAACATGGCATCCATTCTGGAAGTTGATGACTGCAAAAACCACACATTCATTCAG TTTGAGCCGGCTCCAAGGAGAGGAGAGCCTGACGTAACGAGGAGAACACCCGATTATTTCCTATGA
- the LOC115695875 gene encoding F-box/kelch-repeat protein At1g55270 isoform X3, whose amino-acid sequence MEEHKSFMKKTINSIVHFIKVDSVSCYCKVDAGLKTVAGARKFVPGSKLCIQPDINPNAHKGKTSRRDKSRFQAPLLPGLPDDLAIACLIRVPRVEHRKLRQVCKRWYRLLAGNFFYSLRKSLGMAEEWVYVVKRERDGKISWHAYDPTYHIWQPLPPVPGEYSYALGFGCAVLSGCHLYLFGGKDPLKGSMRRVIFYSARTNKWHRAPDMLRKRHFFGACVINNCLYVAGGECEGIQRTLRSAEVYDPNRNRWNFISDMSTPMVPFIGVVHNGMWFLKGLGNHREVMSEAYSPETNTWSTISDGMVSGWRNPCVSMNGELYALDCRDGCKVRIYDRATDSWNKFIDSKLHLGNSRALEAAALVALNGKLCIIRNNMSISIVDVSSPDKHVESNPQLWENIAGRGHFRTLVTNLWSSIAGRSGLKSHILHCQVLQA is encoded by the exons ATGGAAGAGCATAAATCATTTATGAAGAAAACTATTAACTCAATCGTCCACTTTATTAAG GTGGATTCTGTATCATGTTATTGCAAAGTAGACGCAGGTTTAAAAACAGTTGCAGGGGCGAGAAAGTTTGTCCCGGGATCAAAACTCTGCATCCAGCCCGATATCAATCCAAATGCACATAAGGGAAAGACTTCACGAAGAGACAAAAGCCGGTTCCAGGCACCTCTCCTGCCTGGCCTACCCGATGATCTtgcaattgcttgtctaatcaGAGTCCCCCGAGTCGAGCACAGAAAGCTTCGCCAAGTCTGCAAGAGATGGTACCGCCTTTTGGCTGgaaatttcttttattctctaAGGAAAAGCCTTGGAATGGCAGAAGAATGGGTTTATGTTGTCAAAAGAGAACGTGATGGGAAGATCTCTTGGCATGCTTATGATCCTACTTACCATATTTGGCAGCCACTTCCACCGGTACCAGGAGAGTATTCTTATGCACTCGGTTTTGGCTGTGCTGTTCTTAGTGGTTGCCATCTTTACTTATTTGGAGGGAAAGATCCTCTCAAAGGATCAATGAGGCGCGTTATTTTCTACAGTGCTCGAACAAACAAATGGCATAGAGCACCAGACATGCTTCGCAAGCGCCATTTCTTTGGTGCTTGTGTCATCAACAACTGCTTATACGTTGCTGGTGGGGAATGTGAAGGAATCCAAAGAACTCTTCGTTCGGCTGAAGTTTATGATCCCAACAGAAACCGTTGGAACTTTATTTCAGACATGAGCACTCCTATGGTGCCTTTTATTGGGGTTGTTCATAATGGAATGTGGTTCCTCAAAGGTTTAGGTAACCACCGCGAGGTAATGAGCGAGGCTTACTCCCCCGAAACCAACACATGGAGCACGATTAGCGATGGCATGGTTTCTGGTTGGAGAAACCCTTGTGTTTCTATGAATGGGGAACTATATGCTTTGGATTGTAGAGATGGATGCAAGGTTAGGATCTATGATCGAGCTACGGATTCATGGAACAAATTTATCGATAGCAAGCTCCATTTAGGCAATTCGCGAGCATTGGAGGCTGCTGCGCTTGTGGCCTTGAACGGGAAGCTTTGCATAATCCGTAACAACATGAGTATTAGTATAGTGGATGTTTCGAGCCCCGATAAACATGTCGAAAGCAACCCTCAATTGTGGGAAAATATTGCTGGGAGAGGTCATTTTAGGACTCTAGTAACTAATTTGTGGTCGAGTATAGCCGGTCGAAGTGGTTTAAAGAGTCACATTCTCCATTGTCAAGTTCTACAAGCATGA
- the LOC115695893 gene encoding proteasome subunit alpha type-5 — protein MFLTRTEYDRGVNTFSPEGRLFQVEYAIEAIKLGSTAIGLKTKEGVVLAVEKRITSPLLEPSSVEKIMEVDEHIGCAMSGLIADARTLVEHARVETQNHRFSYGEPMTVESTTQALCDLALRFGEGDEESMSRPFGVSLLIAGHDENGPSLYYTDPSGTFWQCNAKAIGSGSEGADSSLQEQFNKDLTLKEAETIALSILKQVMEEKVTPNNVDIAKVAPTYHLYTPSEVEAVITRL, from the exons ATGTTTCTTACAAG GACCGAGTATGACAGAGGAGTGAACACTTTCTCTCCAGAAGGTCGATTGTTTCAGGTTGAATATGCCATTGAGGCTATTAAG TTGGGTTCAACTGCAATTGGGTTGAAGACAAAAGAAGGTGTGGTGCTTGCAGTTGAGAAGCGAATCACTTCGCCATTGTTG GAACCAAGCAGTGTCGAAAAGATAATGGAAGTTGATGAGCACATTGGATGTGCCATGAGTGGATTGATTGCTGATGCCCGGACACTTGTTGAACATGCTCGGGTGGAAACTCAG AATCATAGATTCTCATATGGTGAGCCAATGACTGTAGAGTCCACAACGCAGGCTCTTTGTGATTTGGCTCTGCGGTTTGGTGAGGGTGATGAAGAATCCATG TCTCGTCCTTTTGGAGTTTCTCTTCTCATTGCTGGTCACGATGAGAATGGCCCGAGCTT ATACTACACCGATCCATCTGGAACATTTTGGCAATGCAATGCAAAGGCCATAGGATCTGGTTCAGAAGGAGCAGACAGCTCTCTGCAAGAGCAATTCAACAAG GACCTAACACTTAAGGAGGCTGAGACCATTGCTCTTTCTATCCTCAAACAAGTCATGGAAGAGAAG GTGACACCAAACAATGTTGACATTGCGAAGGTGGCTCCGACATATCATCTGTACACACCTTCTGAGGTAGAAGCCGTCATTACTCGCCTATAA
- the LOC115695881 gene encoding pentatricopeptide repeat-containing protein At5g66520 isoform X1 has translation MKSSRRVLSLLDQCIALRQIRQIKQIQSHLTISGTLFDSYSAAKIISFCATSDAGDVCHAYRLFCCLPYRTTHIWNTMIRAFAERNEALKTMSLYKSMRENGLLPNNYTFSFLLRSCTELSDLSLGLVIHGQTIVLGWESYDFVQNGLIHFFASCFCMDPARKLFDMSGNRDVITWTSLINGYAKSGQVLIARDLFDQMPEKNTVSWSAMINGYCQVGFFKEALEVFSDMQASGFAPNHNSIVGALTACAFLGALDQGKWIHTYLDKNKIKLDRMMGTALIDMYSKCGCIETACVVFDEMLERDVYAFTSLISGLANHGLSTLAIDLFTRMHDEGVLPNEVTFIGVLSACSRMGLVDEGLKIFESMRTVYRVEPRVQHYGCLVDLLGRVGMIDEAKKVVRTMPMEPDSYVLGALLNACRVHGNVELGQEMVGHLAKQGLDHSGVHVLLSNMYASADQWDCVKTVRETMERKRVTKVPGCSLIEVDGSVNEFVAGDRSHVLMQEIISLLLAMDKHLKSICFGDSGDDKIIYGAVVSLADIN, from the coding sequence ATGAAATCCAGTAGGAGAGTTCTTTCCCTCTTGGATCAGTGTATCGCCTTAAGGCAAATCAGGCAAATCAAGCAAATTCAATCACACCTCACTATTTCAGGCACCCTTTTTGATTCTTATTCTGCTGCCAAGATTATATCCTTTTGTGCAACATCTGATGCTGGTGATGTTTGTCATGCGTATCGGCTTTTCTGTTGTCTACCTTACCGTACTACCCACATCTGGAACACAATGATTAGAGCCTTTGCCGAGAGAAATGAGGCCTTAAAAACCATGTCTCTTTACAAGAGTATGCGAGAGAATGGTCTTTTACCAAACAACTAtaccttctcttttcttcttagaTCTTGTACTGAGCTTTCTGACCTATCTCTCGGTTTAGTGATCCACGGACAAACCATTGTTTTGGGTTGGGAGTCATATGACTTTGTGCAGAATGGGTTAATACATTTTTTTGCTAGTTGTTTTTGTATGGATCCAGCTCGTAAGCTGTTTGATATGAGTGGGAATCGGGATGTTATTACATGGACATCCTTAATTAATGGATATGCCAAGTCCGGTCAAGTTCTGATTGCACGAGACTTGTTTGACCAAATGCCTGAAAAGAACACTGTGTCTTGGAGCGCGATGATTAATGGTTATTGCCAAGTTGGCTTTTTCAAAGAGGCTTTAGAGGTTTTCAGTGACATGCAGGCTTCCGGTTTTGCTCCTAATCATAATAGTATAGTGGGTGCTCTAACTGCCTGTGCTTTTCTTGGTGCATTAGACCAGGGAAAGTGGATACATACATATTtggacaaaaacaaaataaaactagACAGAATGATGGGGACTGCTCTTATTGACATGTATTCTAAGTGTGGTTGTATTGAAACTGCTTGTGTTGTATTTGATGAGATGCTAGAGAGGGATGTTTATGCCTTTACTTCTTTGATTTCGGGCCTGGCTAATCATGGTCTGAGCACACTTGCTATTGATTTGTTTACGAGGATGCACGATGAAGGAGTCCTACCAAATGAAGTTACATTTATAGGTGTTTTGAGTGCTTGCAGTAGAATGGGGTTGGTAGATGAAGGGTTGAAAATATTTGAGAGCATGCGTACTGTTTATAGAGTTGAGCCTAGGGTTCAACACTATGGTTGTTTGGTGGATCTCCTTGGGAGAGTTGGAATGATAGATGAGGCAAAGAAGGTTGTAAGAACGATGCCTATGGAGCCAGACTCTTATGTGTTGGGTGCACTGCTCAATGCATGCAGAGTTCATGGTAATGTTGAGTTGGGTCAAGAAATGGTTGGGCACTTGGCCAAACAAGGACTGGACCATAGTGGGGTTCATGTTCTTCTTTCAAATATGTATGCCTCTGCTGACCAGTGGGATTGTGTGAAAACAGTAAGAGAGACAATGGAAAGGAAGAGGGTAACAAAAGTGCCAGGTTGTAGTCTAATTGAAGTTGATGGTTCAGTTAATGAATTTGTTGCTGGAGACAGGTCCCATGTGCTCATGCAGGAGATAATATCGTTGTTGCTTGCCATGGACAAACATCTGAAATCTATTTGTTTTGGTGATAGTGGTGATGACAAGATTATTTATGGAGCTGTTGTTTCCTTAGCGgacattaattaa
- the LOC115695863 gene encoding conserved oligomeric Golgi complex subunit 8 has translation MDLDNAADDSSVVGGLLPLASASQQPYVSELLSFTLDRLHKEPELLRVDAERIWRQMQEVAVGNYRAFIAAADALLAIRGEVSSIDKHLESMIGEIPKLTSGCTEFVESAEQILEKRKMNQILLANHSTLLDLLEIPQLMDTCVRNGNFDEALDLEAFVAKLSTMHPNLPVIQALAAEVRHITQSLLSQLLQKLRSNIQLPECLRIIGYLRRVGVFSEYEMRLQFLRCREAWLTGILEDLDQRNAYEYLKGMINCHRMHLFDVVNQYRAIFADDTSGSEENYDGGLLFSWAMHQITSHLKTLKFMLPKITEGGSLSNILDQCMYCAMGLGWVGLDFRGLLPSLFEEAVLNLFSKNMSTAVENFQLVLDSHRWVPLPTVGFPVSSSGEDTQDEVSPPSYLMEHPPLAVFVNGVSAAMNELRPCAPISLKHVLAQELIKGLQTVSDSLLRYNTTRMLRENESGLFLSLCRAFIEVVYPHCATCFGRCYPGGAALIMDAKSLYEGVGRLLTVSSSRELPKPVISNGEEEKSTTENGKLPSAENGTTSAEKTGDDNDDDTDRKEQKSPTSQTDV, from the exons ATGGATTTAGATAATGCGGCGGACGATTCCTCCGTCGTCGGCGGCCTTCTCCCTCTCGCCTCCGCCTCTCAGCAACCCTACGTCTCCGAACTCCTCTCCTTCACTCTCGATCGTCTCCACAAG GAGCCTGAGCTTCTTCGAGTCGATGCGGAGCGAATTTGGAGGCAAATGCAAGAGGTTGCTGTTGGTAATTACCGTGCTTTTATTGCTGCTGCTGATGCCTTGCTCGCGATTCGTGGGGAAGTATCTTCCATTGATAAGCATCTTGAATCTATG ATAGGTGAGATTCCAAAGTTGACATCTGGATGTACGGAGTTCGTTGAATCTGCAGAGCAGATTTTGGAAAAGAGGAAGATGAACCAAATTTTGCTAGCAAATCACAGTACTTTGCTTGACTTACttgaaattcctcaacttatggACAC ATGTGTAAGGAATGGGAACTTTGATGAAGCTCTTGACTTGGAAGCATTTGTTGCAAAACTTTCAACTATGCACCCCAA CTTACCAGTTATTCAGGCACTGGCTGCAGAAGTGAGACATATCACCCAATCTCTTCTTTCTCAGCTTCTTCAGAAACTTCGTTCTAACATTCAG TTACCAGAGTGTTTACGGATTATTGGATACTTGCGTCGAGTTGGAGTCTTCAGTGAGTATGAAATGCGTTTGCAG TTCCTGAGGTGCCGGGAGGCATGGCTTACTGGAATACTGGAGGATCTGGATCAAAGAAATGCTTATGAGTATTTAAAGGGAATGATAAACTGCCATCGGATGCATCTCTTTGATGTTGTTAATCAGTACCGAGCAATATTTGCTGATGACACATCAGGAAGTGAAGAAAACTATGATGGGGGACTTCTCTTTAGTTGGGCCATGCATCAGATCACCTCACACCTCAAGACTCTTAAGTTCATGCTCCCAAAGATAACTGAAGGAGGATCTCTGTCAAATATATTGGATCAATGCATG TATTGTGCGATGGGCCTTGGTTGGGTTGGACTAGATTTTCGAGGCTTGCTTCCATCTCTTTTTGAAGA GGCAGTGCTCAACTTGTTTTCGAAAAATATGAGTACAGCAGTTGAGAACTTTCAG TTAGTCTTGGATTCCCATCGTTGGGTCCCTTTACCAACAGTTGGCTTTCCGGTAAGTAGTTCGGGTGAAGATACACAGGATGAGGTTTCTCCACCATCTTATCTTATGGAGCATCCACCACTTGCTGTTTTTGTCAATG GTGTATCTGCAGCAATGAACGAATTACGCCCTTGTGCCCCAATAAGTTTGAAGCATGTGCTTGCCCAGGAATTAATCAAGGGATTGCAAACTGTTTCCGACTCTTTGTTGAGGTACAATACAACTCGGATGCTTAGAGAAAACGAATCCGGACTTTTCCTCTCACTTTGCCGGGCCTTTATTGAG GTTGTTTACCCACATTGTGCGACATGCTTCGGCCGTTGTTACCCTGGTGGAGCTGCTCTCATCATGGATGCAAAGAGTTTATACGAAGGAGTTGGCCGGCTTCTTACAGTTTCTTCGTCAAGAGAACTCCCGAAACCCGTTATCAGTAATGGAGAAGAGGAGAAAAGCACAACAGAGAATGGCAAATTGCCTTCAGCCGAAAATGGAACTACTTCTGCTGAAAAAACTGGggatgataatgatgatgatacCGATCGAAAAGAGCAGAAAAGCCCGACTTCACAAACAGATGTGTGA
- the LOC115695875 gene encoding F-box/kelch-repeat protein At1g55270 isoform X1: MWFVSFDSLSFLSLSKWVDPLMAIRLFLKALLSSGEKVDSVSCYCKVDAGLKTVAGARKFVPGSKLCIQPDINPNAHKGKTSRRDKSRFQAPLLPGLPDDLAIACLIRVPRVEHRKLRQVCKRWYRLLAGNFFYSLRKSLGMAEEWVYVVKRERDGKISWHAYDPTYHIWQPLPPVPGEYSYALGFGCAVLSGCHLYLFGGKDPLKGSMRRVIFYSARTNKWHRAPDMLRKRHFFGACVINNCLYVAGGECEGIQRTLRSAEVYDPNRNRWNFISDMSTPMVPFIGVVHNGMWFLKGLGNHREVMSEAYSPETNTWSTISDGMVSGWRNPCVSMNGELYALDCRDGCKVRIYDRATDSWNKFIDSKLHLGNSRALEAAALVALNGKLCIIRNNMSISIVDVSSPDKHVESNPQLWENIAGRGHFRTLVTNLWSSIAGRSGLKSHILHCQVLQA, translated from the exons ATGTGGTTTGTGTCATTTGACTCtctctcctttctctctctgtCGAAATGGGTTGACCCATTAATGGCAataagacttttccttaaagCTCTTTTGTCTTCTGGTGAGAAG GTGGATTCTGTATCATGTTATTGCAAAGTAGACGCAGGTTTAAAAACAGTTGCAGGGGCGAGAAAGTTTGTCCCGGGATCAAAACTCTGCATCCAGCCCGATATCAATCCAAATGCACATAAGGGAAAGACTTCACGAAGAGACAAAAGCCGGTTCCAGGCACCTCTCCTGCCTGGCCTACCCGATGATCTtgcaattgcttgtctaatcaGAGTCCCCCGAGTCGAGCACAGAAAGCTTCGCCAAGTCTGCAAGAGATGGTACCGCCTTTTGGCTGgaaatttcttttattctctaAGGAAAAGCCTTGGAATGGCAGAAGAATGGGTTTATGTTGTCAAAAGAGAACGTGATGGGAAGATCTCTTGGCATGCTTATGATCCTACTTACCATATTTGGCAGCCACTTCCACCGGTACCAGGAGAGTATTCTTATGCACTCGGTTTTGGCTGTGCTGTTCTTAGTGGTTGCCATCTTTACTTATTTGGAGGGAAAGATCCTCTCAAAGGATCAATGAGGCGCGTTATTTTCTACAGTGCTCGAACAAACAAATGGCATAGAGCACCAGACATGCTTCGCAAGCGCCATTTCTTTGGTGCTTGTGTCATCAACAACTGCTTATACGTTGCTGGTGGGGAATGTGAAGGAATCCAAAGAACTCTTCGTTCGGCTGAAGTTTATGATCCCAACAGAAACCGTTGGAACTTTATTTCAGACATGAGCACTCCTATGGTGCCTTTTATTGGGGTTGTTCATAATGGAATGTGGTTCCTCAAAGGTTTAGGTAACCACCGCGAGGTAATGAGCGAGGCTTACTCCCCCGAAACCAACACATGGAGCACGATTAGCGATGGCATGGTTTCTGGTTGGAGAAACCCTTGTGTTTCTATGAATGGGGAACTATATGCTTTGGATTGTAGAGATGGATGCAAGGTTAGGATCTATGATCGAGCTACGGATTCATGGAACAAATTTATCGATAGCAAGCTCCATTTAGGCAATTCGCGAGCATTGGAGGCTGCTGCGCTTGTGGCCTTGAACGGGAAGCTTTGCATAATCCGTAACAACATGAGTATTAGTATAGTGGATGTTTCGAGCCCCGATAAACATGTCGAAAGCAACCCTCAATTGTGGGAAAATATTGCTGGGAGAGGTCATTTTAGGACTCTAGTAACTAATTTGTGGTCGAGTATAGCCGGTCGAAGTGGTTTAAAGAGTCACATTCTCCATTGTCAAGTTCTACAAGCATGA
- the LOC115695875 gene encoding F-box/kelch-repeat protein At1g55270 isoform X2 yields the protein MDRSGVRSSNAQRGFRVQAPLVDSVSCYCKVDAGLKTVAGARKFVPGSKLCIQPDINPNAHKGKTSRRDKSRFQAPLLPGLPDDLAIACLIRVPRVEHRKLRQVCKRWYRLLAGNFFYSLRKSLGMAEEWVYVVKRERDGKISWHAYDPTYHIWQPLPPVPGEYSYALGFGCAVLSGCHLYLFGGKDPLKGSMRRVIFYSARTNKWHRAPDMLRKRHFFGACVINNCLYVAGGECEGIQRTLRSAEVYDPNRNRWNFISDMSTPMVPFIGVVHNGMWFLKGLGNHREVMSEAYSPETNTWSTISDGMVSGWRNPCVSMNGELYALDCRDGCKVRIYDRATDSWNKFIDSKLHLGNSRALEAAALVALNGKLCIIRNNMSISIVDVSSPDKHVESNPQLWENIAGRGHFRTLVTNLWSSIAGRSGLKSHILHCQVLQA from the exons ATGGACCGAAGTGGTGTAAGGTCTTCTAATGCTCAAAGGGGTTTTCGAGTTCAAGCTCCATTG GTGGATTCTGTATCATGTTATTGCAAAGTAGACGCAGGTTTAAAAACAGTTGCAGGGGCGAGAAAGTTTGTCCCGGGATCAAAACTCTGCATCCAGCCCGATATCAATCCAAATGCACATAAGGGAAAGACTTCACGAAGAGACAAAAGCCGGTTCCAGGCACCTCTCCTGCCTGGCCTACCCGATGATCTtgcaattgcttgtctaatcaGAGTCCCCCGAGTCGAGCACAGAAAGCTTCGCCAAGTCTGCAAGAGATGGTACCGCCTTTTGGCTGgaaatttcttttattctctaAGGAAAAGCCTTGGAATGGCAGAAGAATGGGTTTATGTTGTCAAAAGAGAACGTGATGGGAAGATCTCTTGGCATGCTTATGATCCTACTTACCATATTTGGCAGCCACTTCCACCGGTACCAGGAGAGTATTCTTATGCACTCGGTTTTGGCTGTGCTGTTCTTAGTGGTTGCCATCTTTACTTATTTGGAGGGAAAGATCCTCTCAAAGGATCAATGAGGCGCGTTATTTTCTACAGTGCTCGAACAAACAAATGGCATAGAGCACCAGACATGCTTCGCAAGCGCCATTTCTTTGGTGCTTGTGTCATCAACAACTGCTTATACGTTGCTGGTGGGGAATGTGAAGGAATCCAAAGAACTCTTCGTTCGGCTGAAGTTTATGATCCCAACAGAAACCGTTGGAACTTTATTTCAGACATGAGCACTCCTATGGTGCCTTTTATTGGGGTTGTTCATAATGGAATGTGGTTCCTCAAAGGTTTAGGTAACCACCGCGAGGTAATGAGCGAGGCTTACTCCCCCGAAACCAACACATGGAGCACGATTAGCGATGGCATGGTTTCTGGTTGGAGAAACCCTTGTGTTTCTATGAATGGGGAACTATATGCTTTGGATTGTAGAGATGGATGCAAGGTTAGGATCTATGATCGAGCTACGGATTCATGGAACAAATTTATCGATAGCAAGCTCCATTTAGGCAATTCGCGAGCATTGGAGGCTGCTGCGCTTGTGGCCTTGAACGGGAAGCTTTGCATAATCCGTAACAACATGAGTATTAGTATAGTGGATGTTTCGAGCCCCGATAAACATGTCGAAAGCAACCCTCAATTGTGGGAAAATATTGCTGGGAGAGGTCATTTTAGGACTCTAGTAACTAATTTGTGGTCGAGTATAGCCGGTCGAAGTGGTTTAAAGAGTCACATTCTCCATTGTCAAGTTCTACAAGCATGA